The following proteins are co-located in the Dromiciops gliroides isolate mDroGli1 chromosome 2, mDroGli1.pri, whole genome shotgun sequence genome:
- the BRF2 gene encoding transcription factor IIIB 50 kDa subunit, with translation MSGGGRGCCPDCGCAELVEDSHYAQSQLVCADCGCVVSEGLLTTTFADEGNLREVTYSRSTGENERVSRSQQRGLRRVRDLCRVLQLPSTFEETAVSYYQRAFQHPDLHAARLQKKEVLVGCCVLVTCRQHNWPLTMGTICTLLYANLELFSGTYLQIVKVLGLDVPALSLADLVKTYCSSFKLFQASSSVSVKFVEDKEKMVSRTLQLVELASETWLVTGRHPVPVITAAAYLAWRSLQPGGRLTCSLSRFCKLAGVDLPHPAYLRVQELLAILLRMAGQLAWLRILNLDKQTVVKHIGDLLQHRCILLRKAFRDEAEEEEGDEQQQEEEEAGTSTLETLEKKRPASSPPPLLPPCMLRPPKRPCPTPADSSITGDEEISDSEIEQYLRTPQEIKDFQRARAANQAAAGAPTLS, from the exons CGGACTGCGGCTGCGCGGAGCTAGTGGAGGACTCGCACTATGCACAGAGCCAGCTGGTGTGCGCCGACTGCGGCTGCGTGGTGTCCGAGGGGCTGCTCACCACTACCTTCGCTGATGAGGGCAACCTCCGAG AAGTGACATATTCCAGGAGTACAGGGGAGAATGAGCGGGTCAGCCGTAGCCAGCAAAGAG GGCTTCGACGAGTTCGAGATCTCTGCCGAGTTCTGCAGCTGCCATCAACCTTTGAGGAGACCGCAGTGTCCTACTACCAACGAGCATTCCAGCACCCTGACCTCCATGCTGCTCGACTCCAAAAGAAAGAGGTGTTGGTGGGCTGCTGTGTGCTGGTCACCTGCCGGCAACATAATTGGCCCCTGACCATGGGCACTATTTGCACCCTGTTATATGCCAACTTAGAACTGTTCTCTGGCACGTACCTACAGATAGTGAAGGTCCTAGGACTGGACGTTCCTGCCTTGAGCCTAGCAGACCTAgtgaagacttactgtagcag CTTCAAACTGTTCCAGGCCTCCTCCTCTGTGTCGGTCAAGTTTGTGGAGGACAAAGAGAAGATGGTATCCCGGACATTACAGCTGGTAGAGCTGGCAAGTGAGACGTGGCTGGTGACAGGAAGGCACCCTGTGCCAGTGATAACTGCTGCTGCTTACCTGGCCTGGAGGTCACTGCAGCCCGGGGGCCGCTTGACCTGTTCCCTTTCCCGATTCTGCAAATTGGCAGGTGTTGACCTGCCCCATCCAGCATACCTCCGAGTTCAGGAACTGCTGGCCATACTTCTGCGGATGGCCGGACAGCTGGCCTGGCTGCGGATATTGAACCTAGATAAGCAAACAGTAGTGAAGCACATTGGGGACTTGCTCCAGCACCGGTGCATTCTCCTCCGAAAGGCTTTTAGGGATGAAgctgaagaggaggaaggagatgagCAGCaacaagaggaggaggaagcagggACCAGTACCTTGGAGACCCTTGAAAAGAAAAGGCCCGCTAgctccccaccccctctgctCCCTCCCTGTATGCTGAGGCCTCCAAAGCGGCCCTGTCCCACTCCTGCTGATTCCAGTATTACTGGGGATGAGGAGATATCTGACAGTGAGATCGAGCAGTATTTGCGTACACCTCAAGAAATCAAAGACTTCCAGAGAGCCCGGGCTGCAAATCAAGCTGCTGCAGGGGCCCCTACCCTGTCCTGA